CCAGGGGCCAGGAGGACTTGGCGGTGCCCTTCCAGGGGGCGACCTCGCCGACGGCCTCGCCCAGGGTGTAGTCCGCGCGCAGGGCCCGGGTGAAGTACGCCAGCGCCCCCACGATGCTGTCGGTGGGGCAGACCGTCCAGGCGCCGACGGCGCCGAGCTCCGCCCAGGACACGTTGTCGACCTTGCCCGGGTCGCCGGCCTCCCACTGGCCCTCCCCCGTGATCACGGCCGAGGAGAGACCGCCGAGGATCTCTTTCCAGCCCTGCGGGGAGCGGTAGTTCGTGACGTCCTTGTCCTCCGTCTCGGCACTCACTTCGACCTTGTTGCTCGCGCCGGAGAGGTCGGCGCCGCCGGTGAACAGCCGGCAGTCCAGCAGGATCCGCTTCGGCATGGCTCAGCCCTCCCCGATGACTTTGATGATGAGTTCGGCGCCGACGTACTCGGTGCCCTGGTGCTCGTACCAGCGGTAGCCCTGCACCCGCATGACGTGGAGATCGTGCGCCAGGCCGCCGAGGGCGTACTCGCCGGGGGCGCCGCGCGCGGCCTCGATCGCGGCCTTAAGGCTGGCGGGGCCGGAGCCGGACAGCATGGAGTCGAGGAGCTGCTGGGAGGCGCGGTCGTCTTGGCGGCCGACCAGGACCCGCGTGGTGAACTCCAGCTCGTCCAGCGCCCGGCGCATGGCGCGGTCGAAGGTCTGTTCGTAATCGGCGACGAAGAAATGCGGCTCGGTGATGGCGTCGGGGACGTAGCCGGTGCACGTCAGAGCCCGCAGTCCGGCCGGCAGGACCACGTCGCGGGCGGCGTCGGCGAGGGCGTCGCGGATGGCGGAGATCTGCACAGTGCCTCCTATCCGAAGCCGTGCGCGATGTAGCTCTCGATGAGCGCCCACACGTCCGGGTCCCGGCGGGACAGGCGCACAACGCCCCACTCCGCCGAGCCGGTCACGCCCTCCGGGGAGTCCTTGCGGCGGTACAGGCGCAGCGCCTGGATGAGCGCCGCTTGCGCGATGTCGTCCGGAACCGTAGGCCAGCCCCAGCGCGCGGTGACCCGCACCCGCGCCGTGCTCAGCCCGGTGCCCCACATGCCGTTCGCGCGCAGCAGCCCGGTCACCGGACGGCCGTCGGCCAGCGCGTTGTCCGGGCTGGTCTCGTAGTTGGTGGTCGCCGTCCAGTTCCCGGCAGCCCCGGTCTCCACGGTCAGGCCAGCCGCGGTGCCGATGTCGTCGGTCAGCAGCACCTCGCCGTCGTCCTCGCACACCACACGTCCGCGCAGCCGGTACGTGCGCGCGACCGGCGCCGGATCGAGCCAGAACCGGCGCCCGCACGTCGCGTCGATGCTGCGCGAGGCCGAGGTGAGCGCCCGGTTGAGCAGCGCGTCCGACGTCGTATCCGACGTCTGGATATTCAGGCTGTTCTTCATGGTGGCCAGGTCGGCGTACTCGTTGGCCACCGGTCAGTCCCCAGTGGCGCTGCCCGCATCGGCCGGGCCCGCCTCAGTCTGCGGCTTGCGCGGCCGGCCACGGCCGCGCTTCACCTGCGCGGGGGCGCTTGCCTCCGCAGTCTCCTGCGGCTGCGCCGCCACCGCCGTGGCGTCCGCCGTGTCCTGCGGCGGGGCGGTCCGTCCCTGCGGCCCGTCCTCCGGGTCCGGTTCGTAGCCGTAGTGGGCGAGCTGCTCGTCAACCTGGCGGACCCGGTCGTCCAGGCCGCGCGCCGCGTACCCGGCGCGTTCCCGCTGCAACGCGGCGATCATCCGCTCATCGGGTGCCATGCGTATCTCCTCAAAACGGTCCGGAGCTCGGCGCTGCCGGGCAGCCCGTTGCCGCCCAGCTCCTGAGTCGTAGGCGTCGGCTACTCCGACCTGATCCATAGCGCCGCCCGGTAGGTGACGCTGGGGGTGGTGCCCGCGACCGTGCTGGTCACGCGGACGAAGTTCTTCGTGATGGCGGCTGCGGCGACGCGGTTGCCTGCGGCGGTCAGCTGTGTGACCGAACTGCCGGGCACGGCCGTCCAGCTGGCGCCGTCCGCGGACTCCTCCAGGGAGGCGTCCAGCGTCGGGGTGCCGGACGTAGCGGTGCAGTGCACCGTGAGGATCACATCGGCCGCCACGCCCGCGGGCGCGAGCGGGCCGGATGTGTGGGTGCCCGCGCCGCGCGCAGCCGACGGCAGGGCGAGTTCGGCTTGAACGCTCCTGAGTCCCACGATCTGTCCCTTCTGTATGGGCCTGCCGGCAGGTGCCGGGGGGCGGCGAGGGCCCGCCCGGCACCGTGCCGGTGCGGGGTCAGAACGTCGGGGTGACCAGGCCCGTACCGCCGACCTTCTGCATGCCGTTGGTGTAGCGGCCGAAGGTGTAGGCGAAGTACGAGTAGGCGACCAGCAGCACGCCCAGGGACGCGGCGTGCGGCTGCTCGGCGCGGATGAACAGCGGCGCGTTGTCGTCCTCCCACAGGTGGCACTCCGTGGACGGCACGACGTACAACTCGTCCTCGTTGGTGCCCGCGCCGTAGGCGGTGCCGATGTTGTTGTCGACGACCACGATCATGCCGTTCGGCAGGACACCGCGCGGCCCCGAGGCATACGAGCTGCTGGGGTCGGCCGTCGCGGACGCCTGCACCGGAATGTTCTGGAAGTTGACCATTGGCCAGCTGTTGGACATCTGGCTGGACAGCCAGTACCAGCGGCGGGAGTGCATGACCGCGTGCGTCGGAGCGCCCATCGCCAGCAGGTTGGCCTCGACACCCGCAGCCGCGCCCAGGATCTTCGGGTACAACTCGGCGCCCGTCGGCGAGGCGTCGGTGTACGCGTTGGCCTGGGCCACGTTGGTCAGGCCGGTGGCGGCCTCGTTCAGGAGCGTGGCATCCAGCCGGGTGGCGACCCGGTTGAACAGATCCTGGAACGCGACGTCCTCGATGCCCGTGCCGCGGTCGATCGCCTGCCGGGAGACGGTCTGCTGCCCGGACGCCGTCTTGACCGGCACCGACAGCAGGGTGTCGTCCATGTTCTGCTCCGTCACCGCAGTGTTCTGCGTCGCCTGGAGGCCGGCGTCGGAGCCTGTGGTGATGCGGGAGATCTCGATGGACATGCCCTGGTCCGGCAGCGGGTGCCGGTTGCAGATGTCGGCGAACGGCCGCAGCGCCGCGGTGGCCGGGGCGTACATGTCGGTCAGGTACTGCGGCACCGTCAGGCCCGTGAAGGCGCTGGTACCGACCGCGCGCTGCATGTACTCGGCGCGCTCGACGCGCTCCTCCTGCATGTGCCGCGCGAGCCGGGAGGCGGCCTCGACGTCCTGGTAGGAGAACTGGCGGGCGATGTCCATCAGGAAGCCCTTGCCGAGCGGGTCCGCGTCCTTGCGGTAGGTGCGCTCCTCGGTGCCGACCCGGGCGACCTGGTCGTAGGAGGGGCGGCGGGTCTCCGTCGGGGTGACCTTCTTGGCCTGCTCGGCCCGTTCCATCTCCTCGGTCTTGATCTTGTTGGCGTTGGCGAGCTTCCGCTCGATGCCGTCGATGTCGCCGCGGGCCTGGTCGCGGGCGGCGAACAGCTCGGTGACCCGCTCGTCCTCCTCGGCGGTCAGCGCCGAGCGGCCGTCCTGCTGGGCCTTGTCAAGGATCAGCTTGACCTCGGCCCCGCACTTCTTGAGCCGCTTGTGCGCGGCCTCCAGTTCGACCTCGATCGAGGCGACCAGGTCGTCAATGGTTCCGGGCATGGCCGGATGTCCTTCCGGTAGATCGGTCAGGAGAGGTGGTCAGCGCGACCCTTCGTCGCGACCCGGGGCATCTGCCGGGCGCCGGTCTGGGATCCCGCCTCCGGGCGATCTGCCGGACGGCGTGCTGGGAGTGTGGTTCGGTCAGTCCTCTTCGGCGATGAGGAGCTGGGTGCGCAGCATGGAGATCGAGCGGCCCTGCGCGGCCGGTACCGGAGTTGGCGCCGTCGCGGGCACCACCGGCTTCACGGTCAGGTCGCCGCGCTGGGCGAGCCTGCTGTACGCCTCCCGCGCCACCAGGGGCGGGAGCGTGTCAATCGCGGCCAGGAACTCCCCGGACCGCGCGGCCACGGAGGTGTGCGGGTTGGCGCCGTAGGTCACCGGGCCGACGTCTCCGCGCTCCAGGTCGAACGTATTGATGCGGTACTCGGTGTAGTCCGGGGACCACTGGCCCGAGGTGATGCGGAACATGAACGACTGCTCGCGCACGTCCGCGTCGTCGATGGCCTGGACGAGGAGCTGCACGTCGCTGCGTTTGGGGTTGAGATAGGCGCGCTGCCCCAGGCCGGCGCCGTCCGCCCATAGCTCCAGACGGCCGTTGCGCGTCGAGGCCATCGGGGTGCCGGCGTGATTGAAACGGAACACCACCTCGGGGTCGGCGGCGAGCGTCGCGTCGGCGGCACCGGCGGAGACGACCTCGGTGTACGGGCCGAACATGTCCCACATCTCGTAGCCCCGTTCGAACGCCGAGGCGTAGCCCTCGACCTGGTACCACTCCATCTCGTCGCGCATCACCTTCTTCGCACGGAGCTCGGAGGTGAACCGCACCTCGGGCGACTCCGGCCGGTCGCGGGGGACGGCCATCGTCGTCGAGCCTGCGGCGGCGGACCGCGCCGTGGCGGCCTGCGCCCGCAGGCTGGCCATGTCGCTCATGTCATCGCTCCTGTCGGTGCCGTGCCACCGCTCACGGCGGTCGTCGGGGTGGTGTTCTTCTGGCCGAACAGCCGGTCGAACTGCGCCATCTGCGCATCGGTCAGCGGCGGCCGGTCCTCCAGCTCGCGAGCCTCGTCCGGCGTCAGCGTGCGGGAGTCGATCTGCGTCTTGAGCATCGCGGCACGCGCAGCCGGGTCCATCCGCAGCAGCGCCGCCGCGTTGAGCTTCACGAACCTGGGCCGGGATGTCAGGGTGCCCAGTGCCGTTTCGCGGCGGCTCACCGCCGGCCCCAGGCTCATGATCAGGAACTGCAAGTTGCGCTGCGTGATGCTGGCGTAGGTGATGGAGCTGCCCGAGACGGCAGCGTCGATCAGATCACCGGGACAGTCGAAGTACCGGGCGATGTCCCCGATCCCGAACCGCTTCGCCTCGATCCAGTCGCCGCCGGCGGACTCGGCCCCGATCATCTTGTACTCCCAGTCCGCGCCCGTCACGAACAGATCCCGGTTGGCCACCGCCGCCTTGAACCGCTGCTTCGTCTCGGTCGCCTGCCCCGGGCTGATCGTCTTCGCGGTGTTCTTCAGATGCGCCGAGGGCACAGCGCCGTTGCCGAACCAGTCCAGCGCGAACTGCTGAATGCTGAGGTACTCCCCGATCGACCACGCGGCGTAGGCCACCGGGGACAGCCCGAGATGCAGACCGGACAGGGTGTACTGCCGCTCGTGCCACACCTCACGCGGCTCGTACTGCGTGCCAGCGATGCGGTACGTCAGCACCCCCTTGCGGACTACCACCGTCACGTCGGCCAGCGGCACCAGGTCGATCCGCGCCGGAAGGCCAAGACCGTCCCGCGCGGTGATCAGGCCGAAGGCATTACCCGCCCGGTCCAAGTCGACCTGCGTCGAGTACAGCCACTCCTGAATCCCGACCCGCTCACCGCCCGGGGCCACCAGCACCGGCGGCTTGGGCACCTCCACCTGGATTCCGTCGACCCGCCGGTACACATCCACCGGCATCGTGGAGATCAGGTTGGCCCGCAGCCGCAGGCACGCCCACACCGCGCTGTGCCGCATCGCGGTCTCGTTCGTCACCACCGCCGTACCGCTGCGCTGCTGCGGACGCTGCGGGATCAACTGGTCCGCCGTCTGCCCCGGATACGCACGCCGGGAGAACAGGCTCATCCGCTGCCACCCGACCGCGGCACCCTGGCAGCCCACCACGACCCGGCCAGCACCACACCGCCACTGACCGCCAGCGCACCGCCACCGACCACCGGGACCAAGGCGACACCCGCGCCCGCGGCCACCAGCAGCAGCCCCAGCACATCGAGCAGCGACGTGAACACCTCGCGCATCACCCACCACCGCCCCTCAGTAGACCGACTCCAAAACGTCGTAGTCCTCGCTCACCGCAGGCAGCCGCGTCAGCAGCGCCCACCGCGCCCACACCACCGCGCACAGCGGCGAGACGTCCGTCAGCGACGACTTACGGTGAAGCACCCACGCATCCCCCACGGACCGCGTGCGCGCGCCGGTCACCGCCGCCGTGAGCGGCGCCTGCTCGATGTGCACCGCCGTGCCCTGCGCGACCGCGTCGGCCCACTGCCCGCACGCCTCGACCTGGTCCCCGCTGCGCAGGACCGCCAGGTCCCCACGCTGCGGATGCTCCGGATCCTCCGGGGCGTCGATCCCCGCCGCCACCAGGTCGTCGATCAGCGAAGCGGCCGGCGAACCCGTCGCCGCTACCGCGATCGCGACGGGGTGGTGCAGCCGCTTGAGCTTCACCAGCGCCGGCACCACCCAGTCCGTCCCCGCGCGCCGGTCCACCAGCTCCCAGTGCTCACGGCCGTCCGCCCGCACCGAGGCCAGGCCGATTGACGAGTGCGTGCGGTCCGCCGAGACATCCAGCGCCAGCGCCACATCCGTACTCGCCTTCGAGGTCGGCTCGGCGCGCTGCGGCCACAGCTTCACCGGGATGTTCGGATCCTGCGGCGGCGTCGCCTTCCTCGTGCGGTTCAGATACGCGCGGTCGAACTCCGGGGCCTCGAGCTTGTCCAGCTCGGCGCGCACCGTCGCCTCGTCCACCGTGTGCCCCAGCGCCGGCATGCACGCCCGCCACGTCGCCGGGCTGGTGCGGTCCATGTCGTCCGGCGCGAACCACTCGAAGTACGCCACGGCCGGGAACTCGCCGCTCTTCCACAGCTCCTCGATCAGCTCCCGGCCACGCTGCCGCTTGCGGTTCAGGTACGCGGACTTCTCCGTGCCACCTGCGGACGCCCACCACAGTTGAGCCTTCGGACGGGTCAGCATCGCCGGGGACATCGCCTGCTCCAGCCGGTCGTCCTCGTGCGCGAACGCCTCATCGATCACACCGAGATCGAGCGGCGGCCCGTGGCCGGCCTTCTCCGTGTTCGAGGTGATCCCCAGCTTCGACCGGGTAGAGGTCCAGATGATCGCCTCGTTGCCGTTGTTCTTCCGCGTGCGGTACTTCCCCGCCAGCGAGCTCGCGTCCAGCGTCTCGATGAACTCGTCTTCCCACCGGGTGCGCGCCATACCGCGCGTCTGCGCCGCGTACACCACGTTCTGCCGCGTCCACGCCGCGATGCGATGCGTCATCACCCCGAGAATCTGCTGCGTCTTCCCCTGCTGCCGTGGCACCGACAGCCCCACCTCGCGGTAGGCGAACCGGCCCGTCTCCGGGTCGATCTCCAGCGCCACGTCCAAGACGTACTGCTGCCATGGCATCGGCGGGTATCCGAGCTTGGTCATGACCTTCGCGACCCGCGGCCCCAGCGTCTTCCGCTCCGGGCGACGGGGAGTTCCCCACCGGGGCGGGCAGCTCAGCTCCCACAACTCCCGGCACTGGGCGGCGAACTCACTCGGGGGTGTCCAGGTCTCCGAGGTCATCGTCATCTTCGGCGGCCCGCCCTTCCAGCAACTGCGCGAGCGTCTGCCGCAACTCCCGGTTCAGCGCGGGCAGCTGCTTGCCCTCCTCCCCGCCACCTGCGTCGATCTCCCGCGCCAGCGTGTACGCCATCTCGGCCAGCGACGGCTCCACGCCGACCAGGTCCCCGAGCTGCGCCACGTCGTCGCGCACCGCAGCCTCAACCGGCCCCGCCATGGCGCCCCCTCAAGATCGTTCCCGTGGTGATCGGCTGGGAGAGAGAAAAGAAAAAGCTGGGCACGGGGCTGAGAAATGTCCGATTTCTAAAAATCCCAGGGCCGACGGCCGATCAGATCACTCCGCGTACCAGTCACGAGACGTCTTCAGCCTCGTGACCTGCGACAACGGCCGGTCCGACTTCTCGTTGTTGCATTTGCGCCCGCACGTCGGGCAGCCGGTCACGCCGTGGATCGGGGCCATGTTGTCCGGGTCCAGCCGCGCACCGCCGCGAGCGACGGGAGTGACGTGGTCGACGGCGTCTGAGTCGGGGTGGCCGCAGATGATGCACACGTCGGATTCGGCCAGGACCCGGGCGCGCATCTTGCGGTAGGCGTAGCTGGTCAGCTCGGTGCGCTTGGCCATCGGCGGCGCCTCCCTCCGGGGCGGCAGGGGGGTGGGGGCTACCCGCCGACGGGAACCAGGTCGCCGTCGGCGGTACGGCGAAGGCGCCCGCCGCAGGCCGTGCAGCAGTGGAGTGCGTCAGGGCCGTCCCGGTGGGTGCCGATGTCGGTGGTCTCCGGGTGCGGGCAGTGCTCGCGTGCGGCGTCCAGCCCGGTGAGGGTAAGGCCGCAGGTACAACTCGCCGTAACCGGGCCCGCCACGTACTCGGCCCAGGGGTTGGCGTCCGTCTCGCTGGGCGGGATCAGGATGGCCTCGCGCGTCAAGCGCAGCTCGTGGACGACGGACATGGGTCCTGCTCCTCTCGCGGTGTGCCACGGCCCCGGGAGCCGCACGCTCCCGGGGCCGCTGCTCCCCGTCCACCGCACCAGGTGGTCTGTGATACTCGGCTATTCGGCCGGGCAGGTCGCGGCAGCGACCGGTTCGAACTCGCTCTCCCCGGCAGGCAGGCCGGTGGCGGCGGCGCCGGAGTCGCCGCGGGCGTAACGGCCGTTGGCGAGGCGGTTGTCCGCCGCCTCAGTGGCGCCGGTTGAGCAGTTGATGTCCACGAAGTAGCCGCCGTCCTCGTCCAGGTCGGCGATCACCGCGTCAAAGACGGCCTCGAGGTCGTCGGCGGTCTCTACCTCGACGTCGAGGTAGGTCTGGGCGCCGCGGTTGTCGTCACCCGTGACGGTGTATGCGACGTCCTGGTTCGCCTCCGTGTCATCGCTGTCGGAGCTGCTGCACCCGGTGGCGAGGGCAGCGAGAGCTGCGGCGGCGAGCGCTAAGGCGGTGCGGGTGTGTGTCATGCGGTCAGCATGTCGGCCGGGCGCCGGGCCCGTTGGCGTCGTGACGGAGATGTGACCGCGCCGGCCGGGTCAGGTGAGTGCGGGGGTGATCGCTCGGAGCCGGGTACGGGCGGTTTCGGCGTAGTGGGCGGATTGCTCGATGCCGATGAAGTTCCTGCCCCCCCTGAGGGCGGCGGCGCCGGTTGTCCCGCTGCCGGCGAAGGGGTCGAGCACGGTGCCGTCCTCGGGGACGATGCGCACGAGCTGCCGCATGACGTCCTCGGGCTTTTGGGTGATGTGCTGCCGCTGGCTGCCGCGGGGCTGGCTTCCGGTGAAGTGTCCGGGCAGGTATACCGGGTCGTTGCCCGGGATCATGGCGCCGTTGCTGCCCCAGACGATGAATTCACAGTCCTGCCGCATGCGTCCGGGCTGGGGGCGTGCGGTGGGTTTGTGCCAGACGGCGATGCCGCGCCAGGTCCATCCTCCGGCCTGGAGGGCGTCGGTGGTGGCGGGGAGCTGGCGCCAGTCGGTGAAGACGAGGGCGGCACCGCCGGGGCGGGTGAGGCGGAAGCACTCGGCCAGGAGCAGAGAGAGCCAGTAGCCGTAGGCGCGTTGGTCGCGGTTCTCGCCGGTGAAGTCGCCGAGGTCGTGGCCGTGGTGGCGTCCGTCGTTGGTGAGGTACTTCTCGCGGGCGGTACGGCTGGTGCGTTCGGTCATCGTGCGTCCGCCGGAGTTGTACGGGGGGTCGGCGATGACGGCGTCGATGGGGGTGTTGAGGGTGGGCAGGATCAGGAGGGCGTCTCCGTGATGCAGGGTCCAGGTCATGGGCAGCCTCCGGGCAAGTCGCCTGCGCGGCCGGTGGGCAGCGAGCTAGCCAGTGTGCGGCGGGAGAACAGGCGAAGGCCCCTGCCGGGTGCGGCGGGGCCTTCGGGAGGTTCTGTGTCCGGGCACGCCGGACTTGCGGCCCAGTGTGCGGCATGATCGCCCGGGACGCAACTACGGGGCGTCACGCTGCTGCGGTGGTGAGATGCCAGGTGCGTCCGCAGCGTCCGCAGACCGCTCCGGGTTCGCCGCCATCGCCGCCTTCGATGGTGATGTCGCCGCCGCAGCCGTCGTGCTGACGCCCGGTTGATGCGCGCCGTCTCGCGATGTGGAGGATGCGGTTGGTGGTGATGGCGCAGGCAGCGGCCACGTCGGCGATGAGGCGGCTCTGCGCGGTGTTGAGGGGGCGGAACGGGCCGTCGGTAGGGCCGTCGAGGCGGGCAAGGAGCCAGGTGGCGGCCTGCACGGCGGTGTTGGTGGTGTGGCCGATGCGCCAGCGGCGGGGGTCTGCGGCGTCGCGGGCGGCGAGGAGGACGGCCTGGCGGTGGAGGTCGTCGGTCCACCCCTGCCGTGTTGAGGCGTAGATGGGCTGGCGCTGGATCTGGCTGGCGGTGTGGTCGGTCAGCTCGGTCAGGGTGTCGGTGATCTCGCGCATGGCGTCGAGGACTTCGGGGGCGATGGGGAGCTGGCGGACGTCTCCGGGCCGGCCGTCGCCGAACTCGTCGGGCTCGCGGAGGCGCTGGATGCCCATAGCGGGGGGCCAGTCGGTGTTCTGCCGGAGGGCGACGGCGTCGCCGAGATCGGGCCAGTGGCGAAGGATGAGCCGGAGGTTGTCGGCGGCCTGCCGGGTGTCGGTGCGGGCGTTCATGCTGCGAGTCCTTCCGTGTCGGGCCACTGGCAGCCGGCCAGGGCGGTGGCGTTGCGTTCGGGGACGGGGGCGAGGGGGTGGCCGAGGTGGTGCAGGCCGGCGGCGAGGAGGGCGTAGGCGTCGGCGCGGTCGTAGCGGGCGGGGCCGTCGAGTTCGATGCCGTACCGGTCGGTGATGGCGGTGCGGACTTCGCCTTTGGAGGCGTTGCCGCGGCCGGTGGCGTACATGGCGCGGTTGGACGGGGGGACGACGGCGTAGGGGATGCCGCGTTTCCAGCACCAGTGGCGGAGCATGACGCGGAGGCCGGCGAGGTCTTCATGGCGGTGGCGGACGCCGTTGCCGTAGGAGGGCCCTTCGAAGACGACGAGGTCGGCGTTGCGGATGAAGTCGCCGATGTGGTCGACGAGGTGGGCGAGGCGGGGGTGGCCCTTCAGGTTCTTCGGCCGGACGAAGTCGGTCCACCCGGCGCCCGCGAGGCCCGTACAGGTCAGGGAAAGATCGGCACCGATGACCAGAGGGGGCGCGGGGGCGACAGTGTTCCCGCCGGGGAGGATCACGCCGCGCTCGGCGCGGTCGAGGAGGTCCGCGGCGCGGGCGGGTGTGGCGGTCACAGGGACTTCCCTCCCTTGTCGAGGGCGTTCTGGATGAGCGAGGCGCCGCGGTCGTCGCCGGTCTCCCTCAGGACGTCGCGCAGCTTCTCCATGCCTGCGCGGTCGATCAGGATCTCCGTCCGTCCGAAGGCGTCGGTGTACGCGCGGGTGTTGATGCCGAGCGCGGCCGGGGTGGCCTTGAAGGCGGCGGGGTCGAAGTCGTCGGGTGGGGTCACGGCGGGCTCCTTCAGGCGGCGAGGGCGGAGGGGATGCGTTCGAGAACGCTGGAGACGCGCTTCAGCGCCTGGAGGTCAGCGACTTCGCCGGCGGTGGCGTCGGGCGGGACGGCGATGCGGTGGTACCGGCACCAGGCCCGTTGCTTGCCGCTCGGCGGCCTCTCCCTCCAGTTCGCCGAGCGCTGGACGAACGCGGGCGGCGCGAGCTGCCGGGCCTGCTTCTCCGTCCACTGCATGGCGAACTGGAGCGACGTCTCCAGATCGGGGTTCGGGGCCCGGACGCCTTGGCCGACGTCCCACCTCCGCACCCGGTACATCCCGGGGGTGGCGCCGCGGATCAGGAAGAGGAACAGCTCGTTGGTGAGCGGGACGAACCAGGTGCCGCTGTCGGTGCGCAGCCAGCGCACGGGCGAGTTGTGGAAGAGGTCGACGTCCTCCCAGTCGACCTCGCCGAGCGGCTGGTCGGAGGCTTCGGCGTCGGCTGCCTCGCCGAGGGTCCGCCCTTCCTCGACGTCGGCGATCTCCCGCCCGGTCAGGTCGACGATCGAGGCGAGCTTGTGGCGGGTGGAGGCGCCCATGACGTCGAGGATCAGCGCGTCCTTCTTGCCCTCCCACATCCGCAGCCCGCGGCCGGCCATCTGGCAGTACAGGCCCGGGGACTTCGTCGGCCGGGCTATGACGACGCACGACGTCCAGGGGGCGTCGAACCCTTCGGTGAGCACCGCGCAGTTCGTGAGGACCTGGATGTCCCCGGCCTCGTACCACTTCAGGACGGTGGCGCGGCTCTCCTTCGGCATGTCGCCCCAGACAGTGGCCGCGCGTATCCCGGCGTCGTTCAGGGCGTCGGCCATGGACTGGGCCGTGGCCACGGTGGGGGTGAAGACGACACCGGGCCGGTCGGCGGCGTACTGCTTGTAGGCGCCGGCGACGACGCCGGCGGCTCCGGAGTCGTCGAGGGCCTGGGCGAGCTGCCCGTCCTGGAGATCGCCCGCGCGGGTCTTGACCTTGTCGAGGTTGAGGCCCTGGACGACGACGCGCTTGCCGCGGACGTCGACGAGGTACTCGGGGATCATGTCGAGGATGTCGAGGGTGAAGACGACCTCTTCCCAGACGTCGGCGAGGCCGCCGTCCTGCCGGGTCATGGTGGCGGTGAAGCCGGCGGTGGGGATGCCGCGCCAGGCGCCGAAGTGCTCCAGGACGGTCATGTAGGTGGGGGCGGCGGCGTGGTGGCACTCGTCGACGATGATCAGGCCGATGTCGCGGATGGCTTCACGGCGCTTGCGGACGGCGAGGGTCTGGATGCTGGCGACGATGACGTCGGCGTCGTGGTGCTCGTCGCGTTCGGCTTTGACGATGCCGACGCGGAGTCCGGGGGCGACGGCGCGGATCTTGTCGGCGGCCTGCTGGATGAGTTCCTCGCGGTGGGCGATGACGAGGGCGCGGCGGCCGTTGAGCGCGGCGAGGATCGCGAGGATCAGGTTGGCGAAGACGACGGTCTTGCCGGCGCCGGTGGGCAGGACGACTGCCAGGCGGTTGTGGGGGCCCTTCCAGCCGTTGGTGAGCGCGTTGATGGCCTCGGTCTGGTAGGGGCGCGGGGTGAATGCGGGCATGGCTCTACCTCGATCCGGAGGCGGGGATTTGGTGGCTGGGCGGGGCGGTACGCGGTGCGTACCGCTGCGTACCG
Above is a window of Streptomyces sp. NBC_01803 DNA encoding:
- a CDS encoding DEAD/DEAH box helicase — translated: MPAFTPRPYQTEAINALTNGWKGPHNRLAVVLPTGAGKTVVFANLILAILAALNGRRALVIAHREELIQQAADKIRAVAPGLRVGIVKAERDEHHDADVIVASIQTLAVRKRREAIRDIGLIIVDECHHAAAPTYMTVLEHFGAWRGIPTAGFTATMTRQDGGLADVWEEVVFTLDILDMIPEYLVDVRGKRVVVQGLNLDKVKTRAGDLQDGQLAQALDDSGAAGVVAGAYKQYAADRPGVVFTPTVATAQSMADALNDAGIRAATVWGDMPKESRATVLKWYEAGDIQVLTNCAVLTEGFDAPWTSCVVIARPTKSPGLYCQMAGRGLRMWEGKKDALILDVMGASTRHKLASIVDLTGREIADVEEGRTLGEAADAEASDQPLGEVDWEDVDLFHNSPVRWLRTDSGTWFVPLTNELFLFLIRGATPGMYRVRRWDVGQGVRAPNPDLETSLQFAMQWTEKQARQLAPPAFVQRSANWRERPPSGKQRAWCRYHRIAVPPDATAGEVADLQALKRVSSVLERIPSALAA